The genomic stretch AAGCTTGAACGCAGACCTCACCACAGCCTCGGCTTGCTTCTCCGTAATCGCATTTGCCTTTGGCAGCTCGCCTAAAGGCTTCTCTGTTAATGGATTCTCAGAAACGGTCCCTGATCTAAAATAAGAACTGTCTGATTCCCCCTTAAGCTCGCCAGTAACGGCATCAATAGCAATCGGCTGAAGCTCGTAGCTTAACACCGGATTTTTCTTGCCCTGCATATTATAAGGGACAATGTAGGAAAGCTTAGGCGTCGCCGCCTCTCTCAGCTTCGTATTCGCTTCTTCTGCCGTCAGCTTCGTTTCTATCTTCGGAAAGCTGATGGTATCGTCCCATTGAAGCGAATATCTCTGTATGTTTCCTTCGCTGTCAATCTGAAGTTCTATATAGTTGTCAACATAGGGGATACCCTGAACCACTCGATCATAGCGCAAGGAGTGTACGACCGCGCCCGACAGAGGCGGCAGCAGCTGCACACCGTAATCTGGATTATATTGAATTTGTTCCTTGTAATCAGCAGCTATCTTCTGAATAAACTTTATTGCAATTTGCTGTGCTCCATCTCGCTCAACCTTCAAAGGATAGGTGGGCTTAGCCGTTGTGTTGTCCGTATACGAGCTAAACTCAAGCAGCTGTCCGGTATCCGCATGAATTCGAACATAAATGCTGCCCAAATGCTTGCCGTTAACCTTCTTCACGAAGTCCAGACCCCAAGCATTACGTTTTCCGCTTGCCAGCATTTCCATAGATAGATTAGCTCCTTGAAGGACATACTCCTTCGGAATGCTAACATATTGCCTTGCCAGCGCCTGTGCTTTCTCCTTCGTTATCGCTGCATCTACCGGAGTATCAAAAACCTCATCCATCTTTACCCCTCCTGATGACGATACCGCCTCTGCTGCTTTCGTTACCACATTTTTGTTAACGCTTTCGGCAAATGCCGAAGCAGGCAATACGCTCATTAGCATAGCCGCCGACAGCATGACCGCTAGCTTCTTACGGTTATTATTCTTCAACGCTTCACCCTCCAATGCTTTTCCATATAATTCATAAAGTATGACGCGATATACAGTCCAGAAGTTGCAACAAAAGCAAAAAAAAGACTGCTCCTTACTTAAAGGAGTCAGTCTTGCTTCTTGAAGCAGAGATTATGATCGTGCGCTTCTCTTCCTTGCCACAAAAGCCCACAATTTCTGCAAAATATAAACGCCGAGCCACGTCGACAAAATAATAATCAAAGGCATAACGGTAAAATTATAACGATACTCCGGTACGAACACGAGTCTGATCATCGTCATAAAAATGATAACCGCCGCAAGCATCGCTCCCGTATGTCTCCATCTCCAAATCAGCGCAAACAGCGGAATAATGGCACTGTAAATGATGAATAGATGCAGATAAGCTACATTAGGATAAGCTTTATAAATCGGTGAATGCCCCGAGCCAAAGAACATATGGGTATATGTATATTTGAGCTTGCCAACCGTATACCATTTCACGTATTTCCAAGTCTGCTGCGTAAAGCCCGCCTTAATGCGCGCCCAAGCATATTCATCTTGAGACATGTCGCCTTGAACGACGATTTTGTCTGTATAGTCTTTATCCGGATAAGTACCTGCTTTAAATGGGTTGGACTGAGAAGCCGTCATCACAAATTCATTGAGAGAAACGACATTCCGAACCCACCATGGAAGCATGACTGCTGAAAGGCTTAGACCCGTAATAATACCAAGCAATGCGACCTTCTTAAAAACAGCAAACTTCGATATTTGTCTAATCTTCTGCTCCGATTTGGGCCTAAACCATTGCTGCAGTAAAAACAACCCATACAACGGAACAAATAGCGGCAAAAATTCGGCTCTGACAAGTACAGTAATGCCTAATAAAACACCCGCCAGTGCAGCATCACGCTTACGCTGCGTTTGAAAGGCATAGAGCTGCATCGCTAAGTAACCCATAAGAAAGAATAAAGCGAGCGTTTCAGTAAGAACAGCTCCATTCGTCCAAATAAACGGATGATAAATTGCTGAGACAAAAAGCGCTATGATCGCAACCCATTTGCTTCTAGTCGCCAGCATAGCTATCAAATAAATTAAAACCAAGGTAGCTAAGCTGAACAGAACCTGCACCCACCTTATAAGCGGAAACGGTTCAACGCCCAGTGGATCGGCGATCAGATACATAGCGGTCATGAATAACGGGTAACCCGGTGTTACCCTCGCATTAGGTATCTCTTCCTTATAAGCGTATACACCTGTGTCAAGCAGTCGATTCACCATCTCATCATAATACTTCGTATCATGCGAAATCGTATGCTTAACAGAGGTAAGAAAATCAGCTCTCAGCCAAAAGGCCAGCAGAAAAATAAGGACGATCGCTATCGTCCATGCTTTGTTTTTTTTAACCCATTCCACCACGTTCGTTAATCCCCCCTCATACTAGCAGCCGCTTATTTCCATGCCAGTACGATGACGCCAGTCAAAATAATGGCAGCCCCGATCCAGCGCTGGAGCGGAACTGATTCATGAAAAATGAAAACTGCTGCTACTAAAGCAATAACATAAGCAAGACTTTGAAGCGGATAAGCCAAGCTAAGCGGCAGCTTCTTAAGTACATACAGCCACAACACGGTTGCTATTCCATACAATACTAGCCCCGACCATATATGCGGCGACCAGAGCAAAGTGATCCAAGAATCGCCCTTAGCCGTATCAAGCTTGTTCATCCCAGCTTTCCACAGCAGCTGTCCGGATACGAGCAGCAAAATATTAAAGAACAATACAATATATGCCATTAGGAATCCGACCTTTTTCGTTCATGTAATTCGTGGTGCAAAATACCAAGCTCTTGGGTAAGCCGGATAACCTTCTCCGATAATTTGGAAACAATGACTGTAAGATGAAGAATCAACATAATGCAAAACAAAATACCGACTAAAAACAACAAAGCCGGTGCATAATTAATGCCTATCGCATGTGCCAGCGTATCAATAATTTGAACGCGCACAGACAGAATCAACATTACAACTCCAAATAACAGCCAGAGCATGGAGTACTGCTCTCTCAGCAATCTACGGTTAATCAACATAATCAGCACGAACAGAAATCCTACACTTGTGATAATCCACAAGGCTTGCATGGTGTATCCTCCTTAAAGTTATGCTTCTTGAGCATTAGCCTTGCGTTACGATTGAACCTCGACCGGCTTCGTCGCCTTTAAGCTCCGAATAAACAGCGCCAACGTAACCTTAATCATATAATATACCGAACGCACTGCATTTATTGATGACTTGCCGCCCGTTCGAGCGTCCATGATCACAGCAACCTCGCTCGTACGCAGTCCGCTGCGATGGATCAGCACAATGGAATCCACCTCAGGGTAGTCCGTGGCATAATCGCTTTGGAAAACAGATATTGCACGTTTGTTGGCAGCTCGGAAACCCGATGTTACATCTAAGACACGCTTATGTGTCATCGCGCTAACAATTGTAGACAATATTTTGATTCCTGCTCTTCTTGAAGCAGAGGAGAGGAAGCCAGTTTGTTCAATAAAACGTGATCCAATCGCCAAATCCGCTGTGCCGCTAAGCACAGGAGCCAATATAAGATGAAGCTGCTCTGCTTTATGCTGTCCGTCTCCATCCACTTGAACGGCCACATCATAGCCATAGCGATGAGCATAACGATACCCGGTCTGCATAGCGCCGCCAATTCCCAGATTGGTTGGAAGAGTAATAACTGATGCGCCATTCGCTTCAGCAACCTCGCGAGTACGGTCCTTAGAGCCGTCATTAATGACTAATATATGAGCAGCCGGACAATGTGTCTTCACATCCTGAATCACGTGGCTAATACTGAGCTCTTCATTATAAGCCGGAATAATGATCAGTATTTTCGAAGATGTCAAACCTTGCCGCAGGGACTCTCCCGTTATCTTGCTGTCCTTTTTCGTAATGACTGCGTTCACTTCATCACCACTCCATAAATCATAGTTGGGCACGCCGATGCGCACAATTATATCAATTCTACTTGATTAGTCTATCAGAATGCAATAAAAATGATTGTGAAATTGTGTAAAAAATGTACAAAAACCACGGATATGAGATGAATTTTTTTCCTAAACTAGCATTTTATATCTAGTAAATGAGAGGATTTCATGAAAAAAAATACCGCCTGGCGATCAGCTTTAGCTGGTACCAGACGATATTTAGACGTTCATTCACATGAAAAGGTTGCTTACATTTGACCAGAGATTTTTGCTTTCAATGCGTCTTTGCTTTGTACGCCCACCATTTTGTCAACGGGTTGACCGTCTTTGAACAAAATAAGGGTAGGAATACTCATGACGCCGAATTGGGAAGCGAGTTCTGGCTGCTCATCCACGTTGATTTTTGCAATTACAGCTTGGCCTTCCAGCTCTGTAGCAAGCTCCTCAACGATCGGAAGCTGCATTTTGCAAGGTCCGCACCATGGTGCCCAGAAATCTACAAGGGAAACGCCGCTTTGAATGCTCTCGGTAAAGTTTTCTTTTGTCAATGCTACTGCCATGTCAATCATCCTCTCCAAACTATGTGTATGATTAAGGGAT from Paenibacillus sp. FSL H8-0548 encodes the following:
- a CDS encoding phospholipid carrier-dependent glycosyltransferase codes for the protein MVEWVKKNKAWTIAIVLIFLLAFWLRADFLTSVKHTISHDTKYYDEMVNRLLDTGVYAYKEEIPNARVTPGYPLFMTAMYLIADPLGVEPFPLIRWVQVLFSLATLVLIYLIAMLATRSKWVAIIALFVSAIYHPFIWTNGAVLTETLALFFLMGYLAMQLYAFQTQRKRDAALAGVLLGITVLVRAEFLPLFVPLYGLFLLQQWFRPKSEQKIRQISKFAVFKKVALLGIITGLSLSAVMLPWWVRNVVSLNEFVMTASQSNPFKAGTYPDKDYTDKIVVQGDMSQDEYAWARIKAGFTQQTWKYVKWYTVGKLKYTYTHMFFGSGHSPIYKAYPNVAYLHLFIIYSAIIPLFALIWRWRHTGAMLAAVIIFMTMIRLVFVPEYRYNFTVMPLIIILSTWLGVYILQKLWAFVARKRSARS
- a CDS encoding EamA family transporter, which codes for MAYIVLFFNILLLVSGQLLWKAGMNKLDTAKGDSWITLLWSPHIWSGLVLYGIATVLWLYVLKKLPLSLAYPLQSLAYVIALVAAVFIFHESVPLQRWIGAAIILTGVIVLAWK
- a CDS encoding DUF2304 domain-containing protein, whose translation is MQALWIITSVGFLFVLIMLINRRLLREQYSMLWLLFGVVMLILSVRVQIIDTLAHAIGINYAPALLFLVGILFCIMLILHLTVIVSKLSEKVIRLTQELGILHHELHERKRSDS
- a CDS encoding glycosyltransferase family 2 protein, encoding MNAVITKKDSKITGESLRQGLTSSKILIIIPAYNEELSISHVIQDVKTHCPAAHILVINDGSKDRTREVAEANGASVITLPTNLGIGGAMQTGYRYAHRYGYDVAVQVDGDGQHKAEQLHLILAPVLSGTADLAIGSRFIEQTGFLSSASRRAGIKILSTIVSAMTHKRVLDVTSGFRAANKRAISVFQSDYATDYPEVDSIVLIHRSGLRTSEVAVIMDARTGGKSSINAVRSVYYMIKVTLALFIRSLKATKPVEVQS
- the trxA gene encoding thioredoxin, yielding MAVALTKENFTESIQSGVSLVDFWAPWCGPCKMQLPIVEELATELEGQAVIAKINVDEQPELASQFGVMSIPTLILFKDGQPVDKMVGVQSKDALKAKISGQM